agtttctgaaaaactcaaaaatttCACAAGTTATATAGTTGAGGAATTGTTGTGATTCCTTTATTAATGCAGAAGCCTAATGTAACTATCAAGTCATTTCTGACTGCCATACtattttaacatgttttatttGTGAAGGAGTTTTAAATTTTGGATCCCAATTGTATTCTGGTGATAACAGTTTAGTGGGTTTAttgacaaaaaaatatttgtttaggtAGCTTTCATACATGCAGTTAAGTTCTTTTGTGGTGTCTTGCACAAATCCTTTTAGATATTGTCTAATGAAGTTTAAAATCATACGTGGTGTTCCACCAAAAATAGCACGATGGTAATAGAAATCTCCTTGTCCGAAGGGAATGAAAGCTgttgatttatttcttctctcataAGGATACTctctagtatttttaaaataccaccaTGCATGGAGTTGAGCTACTGATTTGCCCAGAGATTCTACTCCAAAATCACTCTTAAAGATCTGGTTTATAGTCATAATGTAGAAAAAGTTGACTTCATGCTGGATGCTGTCTATGAGATTCACACTCAAAGTCTTCATGTATATGAAGTCACTGTCTgccaatgatccttcttcaattAGAGGCAATATTTTATACGTTCTGAAAGTACCTAACTCCACTAGAGGTATTCTTTTGATGTTATCAGTGAAGATATAGAAGATAACATTGTAGCCAACCATAAAGTGCTTATTAGCAGATTCTAGGAACTGTTCCAGGTATAGATTTGTAAATCTATGAAACATGAAAAAAGGGATTGTTTTGCTACAATTCATCAGGAGAATATATGTCACTTAGCATGCTAACGTTTGCATCAAGGATGGTAACAAAGGTAAGGGTAAAGAGAGGCTGGGTCTACAACTTCAACTATATTTGTTAGTGAAAAAGACctcaagtacatgtatgaagacacgaatggtgtggctctactttgtgtataataagagacatgaaaaattatgttctatatgtgtactatgaattgaaatgcattctgctgtcatatataacaaattagaagaaataaattacttttaaaaaaaagaatgggaacaTGAGAAGAGCCATAAAGTTTATTGTGAAGAAAGAGAGTTAAATGGATATTAATGAAAAGGTTTAGAAGTAGCATTAAGGACTCAATTAGGCTTGAGAAAATAACCACTATACAGTTAGACAGCCAGAAATAATGATCAGGGTTAATCATAAGTAGTTCTTTGCATATAGAAAGACCATGCATGTTCAtccatatttttccaaaataaaaaggacaaatattagTATCACCTACTTTCTAGTAGCAAGTGTAGCCAAGCCTATGGTAATGTTCAGccttttgtaatatttttccaGGACCTGTCTATTGTAAGTTTCTTGCCATATGATTGGAGCATGCCAGTCAGTTATTGTTATAACATCAGAACGTTTTCTGTgaaacagagaagaaacaaaTCAAGCAacgtcacttttttttttttttttaatgagagtagAAGTTGTCCAAGTGGTAATAGCTAGAGGTTATGGAGCACTTACTGAATGCCACGCACCATGTTTAAGTGCTTATATAACAGTGAATCCTTTCAATgtcctgttattattattaaatgcttttattatCGTTATTTTTCATATGAGGAAACATGGGTACAGATTAATTGAATAATTTGCTTAGTACCAAACAGCTAATAAATGTCAAGGTCAGTATTTGAGATCCAGCCAGTCTAGCTTCAGAGTCTGTGCTTTGGTTGTTCTCCCATACTGCCTTTTGAGCTCAAGGGTTATTTTCTTCAAGCTCTAACTATATCTTAATTTTAGGAAGTCCAGTGTCTGAacatttctgtgattatttcctCAAGCAAATAGTACCAATGTCTCCTTAtgtattcttgtttttttcttcattgtcctttttctttttttctctcttcttttcttgggAGATCTAGAATACTCCCTTTCAACTTTTCCCTAATGTTTTAGACCCATATATGCAACCTGGAAGAAAATGAGGTTAGTccaaaaagggagaaaaacatgaggtttactttttttttttttttttaatgatgctggggattgaacccagggccttgtgcatgctaggcaagcactcttaccaactgagctatatccccaaccccaagGTTTACTTCTAATGATAACAAAATGATGGAAGAAACAGCAGTactaataaataatttgaatggagGAGGGTATTAAACTATTAAAGCAAATTAAGACATATATTTTGGAAGGAATTGAATACAAAGTCATTTTTATATTGGGGACTGCAAGCTTTAATTACTAATATAGATCTAGACAGGGTAGGTTTGGCAACCCTTACTAGTTATTAATAATGGTTATtataatatgtaataacaaatccttCAAAGTTCCCTCTCTTACTAGTTTAGAgattctttaatttatatatttatatatatgcaataCTAGGATTGGGCCCAGGGGTGCTATAAttctgagctatatttccagtcttttttttttttaattttagttgtaaatgtacaaaatacctttatttttatgtgtgagGTGAGCattgtgccactgagctacaaccccaccactccagtctttttcattttttaatttgagacagggtcttactcagttttccaggttggccttgaatctgtgatcctcctgcctcagctgcctcctgtaacaccatgcccagtttatacaataatttaaaaaatcctctatACTTACAGCTTTAGGCACACATTCCTCCTTAAACAACAAtctaaaattttatctaaaaCCATCCAGATGTATCCTTGTCAAAATGATGGCAGTTATAAATTAGTAtgctaatttataaaaatataaatttgaaaaaaaattaaaaatatctatttgaaaGGATTAAAACACTTTGAAGATTATtccttttttctaaatattgtgtAAATAAGATTTAAGGTTTGCTGCcagattgaaaaaaatatatctctgAAAGTAGGAGGCAAAAATCTGGGCTAATAAATTGTTTAAttaaagacaaaacagaagaGGAAGTAGGAGAAGAAACATGAGTCATTATATTTGTAATTTAGATATAAAGCCCTTCACCTGGGAGGTAAATGCTGGCCAGAGGGCATCCTGTACAAAAAGGACTCTCAGTAGTCTGGTGACAAGATGACTATTCTTTGAACCTGTCAGCATCTTCCCTAGATGTCCTCATTGCTGGTTCAATGAGCCTCTATACAAACTGGCCTCAGGTACAGGAATGGAGATTACACATGGGCTCAATAACATGGACATCTTACTAAGGTTGTGCTATAACCAGTGCTGAGCACCCAATCTGTCACAGCAAGGGCTGACTCAGAGCCCACAGAATGATTCTGTTTCCCAGGGGAACTACCCAGCCATCTGATAGCTGTTTGACTACATTAGACGGCATCACAAAGGGGATATCACCTTTTTCTCTgggaaaatacttttattttctggtaTGGATTTGCTTTGTCTACAAATCTGCCAGCTTCATTGACTTGCAGAATATCTTATTCATTTTCATGGTATTACACAGTTGCCTCACCCACATGTTTTATGGTAAGAAAAGTGTGGCAGTTGGCTCACTTTCATAATGTTCTCTGGTCTTCTACGTGCATTCCTTTTTAGAAGCAGCTGGCCTGGTAAAAAGTGGAATGATCAGTAGAAATCTCAGTTTCAGTATTAGTTGAGAGAGAATTCTCTGAAAGGCCGAAGTACTTAATGTCTGTAAGATGCCATCCACACTTTGAATCAACAACTGATATGAAATACTTTTTCTTCCAAAGCTACAATATGTAGTCCATAAAATAGGGTGGATTTGGGAATGCTCTTGCTCATGGTTACACCTTATAACTCACTTATGGAATGTTTGGTTACCATTGTTATGACCTTGTGTTCTGTAGGTTCAGAGTTCTTAGTTCTCAGGGGAGGAAGAGCTCCTTTAGGGAATAAAGTCATGGTTCCATAAAGCTAATAACAGTCATTTGAGGTTTCTCATGATATTGAGCCAATAGGCAGCCATAGCATTACTGTGCTGGCTGTGGCAACCGTTCCTCATCCCCAAGGAGATACTGAGTTGCTTTTTACACAGTGATGGCAAGGAGGGATGCATTTAGAACCCAAAGAATTATCTGGGGTGCCCCTTAGTACTCCCATTTCTAGTAATAAAGGAGTATTAATAAAGAGAAGTTATGGCATCTTGATAAGGTGTGATCACTAGGGGATCCTAATCTTCAGGAATGGAGGTTTGGGTCAGCATATCAGAACTGTGGCCATCAAAGATATTAGCATGGTTAAGGAAACCATGAAACTGATTATCATCTACCTCCTTTTATTGTCAATCTCCTGAATAGCTACATAAGCAGTAattatgttctttattttctcccttttccctgTTACCATGTATGAAGAGTACTAGAGGTGGCTAATGTTACAATTTAAATTCAGATAGGAATGTGACTGAATTGTCATCACCTCCTGATGATAGAGTACTGATAGGACTTTGTGTTTCTCTTATTTGGGAGACATAAGCTTCTTCATCCAAATGAAAGTGGAGAAATTCTGCTGAGTGGCAGAAGGCCTGGATTATGCTAGTTATTCTCCATTTACCTTCTCCTTATCCATTTTTACTCCTTCTCTGCCTGGCTGTATGCTCTGGGTGCAGATTTGTCACCCACAGTCTCTTTAAATAGGGTTTCCAGGGGGTTCTGATAATGAGAAGCACGAGGATAAGGTTAGAGGGCAAGAAGAGAAGCTGGGctatctgatttctttctctccctccaggTTTGTTGAAACTTAGAAAGTGGCTGTGTCCTTCTGCCTTCAGCTTCTACTTGGATGCTCTTCTTTCATGGTTCTAGCAAACTCCAGTCTCTATCAATATCATTTCTGCTCTTGCCCATTTAGATCTGGGAGTGGTCACAGCTTCCTGCTGTTGCAAGCCTTTGGATGCTTCTTATGTCCCTTTGGGGTCTCTAAAAATCTCTACAATCCCATCATTAAAgtttctgtatctcagtttctCTTATACCCTGACAGATTTAGTATCTGAGGCAGTTTTAATGCACTGAATAAGGCCTAAGCAGATGATGTTCAGCAGGGCAAAAGATAACCTAACCACAAAGTATaatatttgcaatgaaaatttccagaaagaaggtatacaaataaaatgttaaaagtttcTAGTATTATGGAGTATCATAGCTGTGATAAAGAAAAGGCATAGCAGTAAGGAGGGacgagatatatatatatatctcctaagATAGCAGACACATTACTAGtagaaaataagtatttaaatgaatttgaaatttcaatgCTAGACGGTATCAGTAAAATTTGATAAGAAATGATAgatacatgggctggggatggataTAGTTCTGTTGGTAGAGTTTTTTACCTCGCATGCATAAAACCCTGAGTTCTAATTCCTAGCaccgcattaaaaaaaaaaatctgtccctGGGGTGGACTCAGCAACACATTGAAagcaataaatgaagaaaaaaattttttaaaaaatatatgatacaTGATAATAGTGTGGGAgagtataattttttcaaaaagtatattTGAACAGAAATAGTAGCAATTCCTCTTGTAAGTCACCATTATATTGACCTATATTTAGGAACAGGAAACTGAAATCTAAAAGGAGAAACAGAAGTGATACAGTAGAAATATACTATAAACTGATAGAATAGTGCTAGATCATTTTCAGGGTGTATATTACCCACATTTACTCTTGTTCCATTAGTAGTTTCTCCATTTCCTGCCTTTCTGGCTGGATTGTCATATTAGTAGCCCAGTTTGTgcctttcaatttctttcttcatacttatgtaattttacaaataacatgtgtataatatatacatatacagagaTACATATATCCATCcaggcttttaaattttgtttattttacggTAGAGATAATGCATACTTTTCTGCATCTAGCTTTCTTCACTCAGTACCACCTTTTGGAAATCCCTCCAAATATTCTGAAATAGTTCTCACCAGttactctttattttgttttatttttgtggtactatgGATTCAACCCAAGGCCCCTCACATTCTAGGcaaacattttaccactgagctacatccccaaccattcCAATTACTTCTTATAGAATGTAATTTTTCACATTTCCAACAGTATTTTTCCTACATGTTTAGgttctagattttaaaatttttgctttgatAAGTATAAATAATAGCTCATtcttgcattttacatttttctgatttctagtgaatttgagcattttttcataagCTTATTGGCCATCTCAATTTGCTGTACTGAGTTtcatgtttctctcttttttctcagtGATTTATTAAAAGAGTTTCTTATATTTAGATAATTACAGTGTCATttgttattacaaataattttcccCCAGTGGTTTTCTTATCTACTTAATTTtgtaggttttttggttttttttgttttatttatttatttttttttttgctactggggattgaactcaggggcactcgaccactgagctacatccccagtcctattttgtattttatttagagacagggtctcactgagttactttgcaccttgcttttgctgaggctggctttgaacttgcaatcctcctgtctcagcctcctgagccactgtgattttttttttttttacccaaatacaatttaaaaacttttgtatggtcagatatttctttttaaagagctaCTAGTCTTCCAGCATTAGTTAAGATCTCTTTCTTCACTAGATTCATGTGTTGTCTTGtagacttttgttttttctttctggtttcagagattgaacccagggacacattcgcagccctttattttttactttgagacagagtcttagtAAGatgttaaggctggccttgaactagagatccttctgccttagcctcccaaattgctgggattactggtatgtGCCTCTGTACCTAGTGTCTTATAGATTTTCTAAccagatttttattcttttattttttcattcatcttaaaataagcaaattgattttattaattaagtaaataaaattgattaactTTAAATAAATTCACCAGGAATAAGATGGTGTTTGATGGGGTCCACTTTTTTCTCCATTTGTATTGCCAGTAGTGCCAGAATTAATGATTCGTCCTTttctcactgatttttaaaacactatCTTTGTCGTATTTTCACATACACTGTGATCTAATCCCAGGTTCACTATTCCTCTGACCTATTTCTTGTTGATTTACTTAAATTGGTGTTAAAGTATGTTCTGATTTTTGTTAACATAAAATTCTATTAACTTTGTTTTTCACACTTTCCTTGGCTATTCTGAGACATCTGTCTTTCATTTTAGTTAAagcttatagtttttttttctttttaaaagatctgACAATGTGTGTCTTCCCTGATACCTCACACATTAAAGAAGTCATTTCTTTTCTGAGTAAGTATCTTCAAATAACAGCCAATGTgatgcttaattttaaaaaatccaagcCTTCCAATTAAAGAACACTGACTTCACCATTATTACAGTTTTAGGAAGTTAGTCACTGCAACTAGACAGAAGGTTTCATACATTTCTTTATTGTACAAATATTGAGCCTCTACTATGTCTAGGTACATTCTAGTGAAGAGAGACAGATAATAAATGAACAAGCAAATACATGGTATGCCAGGCTATGTCCATGAatacaatggaaagaagaaagcTCGGAGggtgtgtcattttttttcctacttatcgattcttggttttatttatttatttatttttttattattagttgttcaaaacattacaaagctcttgacatatcatatttcatacatttgattcaagcagattatgaactcccatttttaccctgtatacatattgcagatttaCATCAGTttcacatccatgtttttacatactgccatactagtgtctgttgtattctgctgcccttcctatcctctactatcccccctcccctcccctcccctctcctcccatcttctctctctaccccatctactgtaattcatttctctctcttttttcccctttcccctcacttcctcttatatgtaattttgtgtaacaatgagggtctccttcctttaccatgcaatttcctttctctctctctttccctcccccctctcgaccctgtttaatggtgatcttcttctcatgctcttactccctattctgttcttagttgctctccttatatcaaagatgacatttggcatttgttttttagggattggctagcttcacttagcataatctgctctagtgccatccatttccctgtaaattccatgattttgtcattttttagtgctgagtaatactccattgtatataaatgccacattttttttatccattcatctattgaagggcatctaggttggttccaccgtctagctattgtgaattgtgctgctctaaacatcgATGCAGCAAGCAGTATcgctatagtacgctcttttaaggtcttcagggaatagtctgagaagggcaatagctgggtcaaatggtggttccattcccagctttcccaggaatctccatactgctttccaaattggccgcagtcccaccagcaatgtacaagtgtacctttttccccacatcctcgccagcacttgttgtttgacttcataatggctgccaatcttactggagtgagatagtatcttagggtggttttgatttgcatttctctgactgctagagatggtgagcattttttcattacttgttgattgattatatgtcctcctctgagaagtgtctgttcaggtccttggcccatttgttgattgggttatttgttatcttattgtttaattttttgagttctttgtatactctggatattagggctctatctgaagtgtgaggagtaaaaatttgttcccatgatgtagactccctatttacctttcttattgtttctcttgctgagaaaaaaactttttagtttgagtaagtcccatttgttgattcttgttattaactcttgtgctatgggtgtcctattaaggaatttagagcccgaccccacagtatgtagatcggagccaactttttcttctatcagatgcagagtctctgttttgatatcaagctccttgatctattttgagttaacttttttgcatggcaagagaaaggggattcagattcatgttgttgcatatgaatttccagttttcccccgcaccatttgttgaagatgctttccttcctccattgcatgcttttagccccttagTCAAAAacaagaaagttgtagttttgtggattggtctctgtgtcctctattctgtaccattggtccaccctcctattttggtaccagtaccattctgtttttgttactattgggGTGTGTCATTTTATACAGGGTGGTTGAGAAGCCTTCACTGATGAAGTAAAATTTGGGGGGAATCTTGAAAGAAGTGCAAGAATGAGCCATTTGGCCATTtaaaggaacaaaagaagcaaagtcCTGGGAAGAGAGCAGGCTTTACTTATGTGAGGGATAGCAGAGAGGACAGAGTGCTGCAGTGGAGCAAGTGAGGGAGACAGTAGTTAAGATGAGGCCAGAGATAGATGTCGGGCAGCAGTTTTATCTATATGTAATTGAGGGAAAGCACTTGTGATGCACGTCACTGACAGAGAATTAGtatcaaaaacatattttataaataaacaaacggAATGCAAATAATTTGACATAAACAGGTGAAAATATATGAACACATTCACTGAAGATGAAGCACATAAAGTCATATTCCATTGCTTTATTGATCAGAGAAATGCAGAAGGCCACAAAGAAAAAGTTTATGTCCATTCTATTGGCAATGCTGGGTATCTGAGAGCATGCAAACTCACAGGCTCTCTTGTTTATTGCTGGTGGATGAATTTAAGTTGGTACacccactttggaaaataatattgGCACTCACTCGTAGGTTCAACATTCACATTCAGAGATTACACTTCAACTCAAGAAGAAATGTATATAAACATAGCAACACTGATCTTAATATTAAAAACCTAGAAATTATTCAAGTGCCCATTAATAggacagcaaataaataaattgataaattgataGTTGCACAGTAAATTATTATACAGCCATCAACATGAATGTTAGTGATAATTTCCAGatgaataaaggggaaaaaaataagtccCTGGAAACTACACGAAGCATGAGAACCTCTTAATAGTTATAaacaaccaaaattttaaaatggactttTCTCCCAGAACACATATAaaggatataaatatatatttttaaaaagaagctgggcatggtgatactGCCTCTAACTCtaacaactctggaggctgagacaggaggatcagaagttcaaggccagcctgggcaacttaatgagaccctctcttaaaataaaattaaaaaataaagggctgggatgtagctcagtggtagagtgcttgcctagcatgtgagaacTCTGGGTTCCATACAAACAGATACACATGAATGATGAACCAATTTCAAGAAAGTAGCTATTTTAGAGGGTCAAGTGAGGAAGATAGGAAAAGGCACAAAGGCAGGTGTTGAAGTTACTAAgggc
This portion of the Ictidomys tridecemlineatus isolate mIctTri1 chromosome 4, mIctTri1.hap1, whole genome shotgun sequence genome encodes:
- the LOC101975292 gene encoding N-acetyllactosaminide alpha-1,3-galactosyltransferase-like 1; this encodes MVRGIQKRSDVITITDWHAPIIWQETYNRQVLEKYYKRLNITIGLATLATRKFTNLYLEQFLESANKHFMVGYNVIFYIFTDNIKRIPLVELGTFRTYKILPLIEEGSLADSDFIYMKTLSVNLIDSIQHEVNFFYIMTINQIFKSDFGVESLGKSVAQLHAWWYFKNTREYPYERRNKSTAFIPFGQGDFYYHRAIFGGTPRMILNFIRQYLKGFVQDTTKELNCMYESYLNKYFFVNKPTKLLSPEYNWDPKFKTPSQIKHVKIVWQSEMT